One window of Erwinia aphidicola genomic DNA carries:
- a CDS encoding dipeptidase — MTDISPHTPIFDGHNDLLLHLWLHHPDNPAEAFMQQRLSGHLDFARMQAGGFAGGLFAIFVPPADYVAKFPARQAQVFDPLAIVEQQLHILQQLAAGSAGRAKICRSVAEIERCLADGVLAMVMHIEGAEALDDDFSQLARWVDAGLRSIGPFWNTPNRFGFGVSGSFPGSPDTGDGLTDAGKRLIRACNQQRLMIDLSHMNEKAFWDTARLSDAPLVASHSNVHALCPQPRNLTDSQLAAIADSDGLVGLNFGTAFLRADGKRDGDMPLSVMVQHLDYLLEKLGEDRVAFGSDFDGINLPDEIGDVSGLPRLLAALRAAGYSEALIYKLCRANWLRVLRKTWGK; from the coding sequence ATGACCGATATTTCTCCGCACACTCCGATCTTCGACGGCCATAACGATCTGCTGCTGCATCTGTGGCTGCATCATCCCGATAACCCGGCTGAAGCCTTTATGCAGCAGCGCCTGAGCGGCCATCTGGATTTTGCCCGCATGCAGGCTGGCGGCTTTGCCGGGGGGCTGTTCGCCATCTTTGTACCGCCAGCCGACTACGTGGCGAAATTCCCCGCGCGCCAGGCGCAAGTTTTCGACCCGCTGGCGATTGTCGAGCAGCAGCTGCACATCCTGCAGCAGCTGGCGGCGGGATCGGCGGGGCGCGCTAAGATCTGCCGCAGCGTGGCCGAGATCGAGCGGTGCCTGGCCGACGGCGTGCTGGCGATGGTGATGCATATAGAAGGGGCGGAGGCGCTGGATGACGACTTTAGCCAGCTGGCGCGCTGGGTTGACGCCGGGCTGCGCAGCATCGGGCCATTCTGGAATACCCCCAACCGCTTTGGTTTTGGCGTCAGCGGCAGCTTTCCCGGCTCGCCGGATACCGGCGACGGGCTGACGGACGCGGGTAAGCGGCTGATCCGCGCCTGCAACCAGCAGCGGCTGATGATCGACCTGTCGCACATGAATGAAAAAGCCTTCTGGGACACGGCGCGCCTGAGCGATGCGCCGCTGGTCGCCAGCCACTCTAACGTCCACGCCCTGTGCCCGCAGCCGCGCAACCTGACCGACAGCCAGCTGGCCGCAATCGCCGACAGCGACGGGCTGGTGGGGCTGAACTTCGGCACGGCGTTTCTGCGCGCCGACGGCAAGCGCGATGGCGATATGCCGCTCAGCGTGATGGTGCAGCACCTCGACTATCTGCTGGAGAAGCTGGGGGAGGATCGCGTGGCTTTCGGTTCCGATTTTGACGGTATCAATCTGCCGGACGAGATCGGCGACGTCAGCGGCCTGCCGCGGCTGCTGGCCGCGCTGCGTGCGGCGGGTTACAGCGAAGCGCTAATCTACAAGCTGTGCCGCGCCAACTGGCTGCGCGTGCTGAGAAAAACCTGGGGCAAATAA
- the pqqA gene encoding pyrroloquinoline quinone precursor peptide PqqA, with translation MWTKPTFIDMRLGLEVTLYISNR, from the coding sequence ATGTGGACTAAACCAACTTTCATCGATATGCGTCTGGGCCTGGAAGTGACCTTATATATCTCCAACCGTTAA
- the pqqB gene encoding pyrroloquinoline quinone biosynthesis protein PqqB: protein MKIKVLGSAAGGGFPQWNCNCRNCQGVRDGSIPATARTQSSIAVSDNGSDWVLCNASPDICHQIAANPELNKHGALRGTAIGSIILTDSQIDHCTGLLNLREGCPHQVWCTPEVHADLTSGFPIFTMLKHWNGGLQHHAIQPGEPFSVAVCPALTFTPIAILSNAPPYSPYRGRPLPGHNIALMIENRETGSKLLYAPGLGEPDAALLALMAQADCLLIDGTLWQDNELAYTGVGRNTGRDMGHLALGEEQGLMALLADLPARRKILIHINNTNPILDESSAERAALTRQGIEVSFDGMSIEL, encoded by the coding sequence ATGAAAATCAAAGTTCTCGGCTCTGCGGCCGGTGGCGGCTTCCCGCAGTGGAACTGTAACTGCCGCAACTGCCAGGGCGTGCGCGATGGCAGCATCCCGGCTACGGCACGTACCCAGTCCTCGATAGCCGTCAGTGATAACGGCAGCGACTGGGTGCTGTGTAATGCGTCGCCCGATATCTGCCACCAGATCGCCGCCAATCCCGAACTCAATAAGCACGGCGCGCTGCGCGGCACGGCGATCGGCTCGATCATCCTTACCGACAGCCAGATCGACCACTGCACCGGGCTGCTTAACCTGCGCGAAGGCTGCCCGCACCAGGTGTGGTGTACGCCAGAAGTGCACGCGGACCTGACCAGCGGCTTCCCGATCTTCACCATGCTGAAGCACTGGAACGGCGGGCTGCAGCATCACGCTATTCAGCCCGGCGAGCCGTTCTCCGTGGCGGTCTGCCCGGCGCTGACCTTTACCCCGATTGCCATCCTCAGCAACGCGCCGCCCTATTCGCCGTATCGCGGGCGCCCGCTGCCTGGCCATAACATCGCGCTGATGATCGAAAACCGCGAAACCGGCAGCAAGCTGCTGTACGCACCGGGCCTCGGCGAGCCGGATGCTGCGCTGCTGGCGCTGATGGCGCAGGCCGACTGCCTGCTGATTGACGGCACGCTGTGGCAGGATAACGAGCTGGCATACACCGGCGTCGGGCGCAATACCGGGCGCGATATGGGCCACCTGGCGCTGGGCGAAGAGCAGGGGTTGATGGCGCTGCTCGCCGATCTGCCCGCCAGGCGTAAGATCCTGATCCACATTAACAACACCAATCCGATCCTTGATGAATCCTCCGCCGAGCGTGCCGCGCTAACCCGGCAGGGCATTGAGGTCAGTTTTGACGGCATGAGTATCGAACTATGA
- the pqqC gene encoding pyrroloquinoline-quinone synthase PqqC, with amino-acid sequence MSTPTLMTPEQFEQALSDRGACYHIHHPFHIAMHNGEATREQIQGWVANRFYYQTSIPLKDAAIMANCPDPLTRRKWVQRILDHDGQSDSDGGIEAWLRLGEAVGLDREVLLSGRMVLPGVRFAVDAYVNFARRAVWQEAACSSLTELFAPQIHQSRLDSWPQHYQWIEEEGYGYFRGRLSQARRDVEHGLQLALEYCDTVEKQQRMLEILQFKLDILWSMLDAMTMAYVLQRPPYHTVTDQPVWHKGGLL; translated from the coding sequence ATGAGCACTCCGACCCTGATGACCCCTGAGCAGTTTGAGCAGGCGCTGAGCGATCGCGGCGCCTGTTACCACATCCATCACCCTTTCCACATTGCCATGCACAACGGCGAAGCGACGCGTGAGCAGATCCAGGGCTGGGTGGCGAACCGCTTCTACTACCAGACCAGCATCCCGCTAAAAGATGCGGCGATCATGGCGAACTGCCCGGATCCCCTGACGCGCCGTAAATGGGTGCAGCGCATCCTCGATCACGACGGCCAGAGCGACAGCGACGGCGGTATTGAAGCCTGGCTGCGCCTGGGTGAAGCGGTAGGGCTGGATCGTGAGGTGCTGCTCTCCGGGCGCATGGTACTGCCTGGCGTGCGCTTCGCGGTGGATGCCTACGTCAACTTTGCCCGCCGCGCGGTGTGGCAGGAAGCGGCCTGCAGCTCGCTGACCGAGCTGTTCGCCCCGCAGATCCACCAGTCGCGCCTCGACAGCTGGCCGCAGCACTATCAGTGGATTGAAGAAGAGGGCTACGGCTACTTCCGTGGCCGCCTCAGCCAGGCTCGCCGCGACGTGGAGCACGGCCTGCAGCTGGCGCTGGAGTACTGCGACACGGTGGAGAAGCAGCAGCGCATGCTGGAGATCCTGCAGTTCAAGCTCGATATTCTGTGGAGCATGCTCGACGCGATGACCATGGCCTACGTCCTGCAGCGCCCACCGTATCACACCGTCACCGACCAGCCCGTCTGGCATAAAGGAGGGCTGCTGTGA
- the pqqD gene encoding pyrroloquinoline quinone biosynthesis peptide chaperone PqqD: MSTPQTIPMFRRGYRLQWEEVQGCHVILYPEGMAKLNDSATLILELVDGTRTLAQIVDALNARFPEAGGVDDDVIDFFAAAREQKWIIFREPA, translated from the coding sequence GTGAGCACCCCACAAACCATCCCGATGTTCCGCCGCGGCTACCGCCTGCAGTGGGAAGAAGTGCAGGGCTGCCATGTGATCCTCTACCCGGAAGGCATGGCGAAACTCAACGACAGCGCCACCCTGATCCTTGAACTGGTGGATGGCACACGCACGCTGGCGCAGATCGTCGATGCCCTGAACGCACGCTTCCCGGAAGCGGGCGGCGTGGACGATGACGTCATCGATTTCTTCGCGGCGGCGCGCGAGCAGAAGTGGATAATTTTCCGTGAACCAGCCTGA
- the pqqE gene encoding pyrroloquinoline quinone biosynthesis protein PqqE → MNQPESHVKPPLWLLAELTYRCPLQCPYCSNPLDFAQQEKELSTEQWIEVFKQARAMGAVQIGFSGGEPLVRKDLAELIKAARDLGFYTNLITSGIGLTQKKIDAFAEAGLDHIQISFQASDEVLNAALAGSQKAFQQKLEMARAVKAHGYPMVLNFVLHRHNIDQIDRIIELCIELEADDVELATCQFYGWAQLNREGLLPTREQIERAEAVVHRYREKMAASDNLANLLFVTPDYYEERPKPCMGGWGAIFLSVTPEGTALPCHSARQLPVQFPSVLEQSLQDIWFNSFGFNRYRGFDWMPEPCRSCSEKEKDFGGCRCQAFMLTGSADNTDPVCSKSEHHHQILAAREQANCTNIQVNQLQFRNRANSQRVNAQLIFKG, encoded by the coding sequence GTGAACCAGCCTGAATCCCACGTTAAGCCACCGCTGTGGCTGCTGGCGGAGCTGACTTACCGCTGCCCGCTGCAGTGCCCGTACTGCTCGAACCCGCTCGACTTTGCCCAGCAGGAGAAAGAGCTGAGCACCGAACAGTGGATCGAGGTGTTCAAACAGGCGCGCGCGATGGGCGCGGTGCAGATCGGCTTCTCCGGCGGTGAACCGCTGGTGCGTAAGGATCTGGCTGAGCTTATCAAGGCGGCGCGCGATCTCGGCTTCTACACCAACCTGATCACCTCGGGGATCGGCCTGACGCAGAAGAAGATCGACGCCTTCGCCGAGGCCGGGCTGGATCATATTCAGATCAGTTTCCAGGCCAGCGATGAAGTGCTGAATGCGGCACTGGCCGGCTCCCAAAAGGCGTTCCAGCAGAAGCTGGAGATGGCGCGTGCAGTGAAGGCCCACGGCTACCCGATGGTGCTTAACTTCGTGCTGCACCGCCACAATATCGATCAGATCGATCGCATTATCGAGCTGTGCATTGAGCTGGAAGCGGATGACGTTGAGCTGGCGACCTGCCAGTTTTACGGCTGGGCGCAGCTTAACCGCGAAGGGCTGCTGCCGACGCGTGAGCAGATTGAACGCGCTGAAGCGGTGGTGCATCGCTACCGTGAGAAGATGGCCGCCAGCGATAACCTCGCCAACCTGCTGTTTGTCACCCCGGACTACTATGAAGAGCGGCCCAAGCCGTGCATGGGCGGCTGGGGCGCGATCTTCCTCAGCGTCACGCCGGAAGGCACCGCGCTGCCGTGCCACAGCGCGCGCCAGCTGCCGGTGCAGTTTCCGTCGGTGCTGGAGCAGAGTTTGCAGGATATCTGGTTTAACTCCTTCGGCTTTAACCGCTATCGCGGCTTTGACTGGATGCCGGAGCCGTGCCGCTCCTGTTCGGAGAAGGAGAAGGACTTCGGCGGCTGCCGCTGCCAGGCGTTTATGCTGACCGGCAGCGCCGACAACACCGACCCGGTGTGCAGTAAATCGGAGCATCACCACCAAATCCTCGCCGCGCGTGAGCAGGCCAACTGCACCAATATCCAGGTGAACCAGCTGCAGTTCCGCAACCGCGCTAACTCCCAGCGGGTTAACGCGCAGCTGATCTTCAAGGGCTGA
- the pqqF gene encoding pyrroloquinoline quinone biosynthesis protein PqqF, producing MLRLSNGLRVERVSDPQATRAAALLQVDVGSHQEPDAWPGLAHLLEHLLFAGSRSFSGAQRLMSWLPAQGGRLNATTQGSSTAFFFECAPSQLAEALARLSDMLAAPLLAEEAIRQEIATLDAECQLLSSHQETLCEAALSSAFQPHPWQRFQAGNARHFGSDIAALLAALRQFHQRYYRAPHMTLWLHGPQSDDELGQLAQHHASTFVNEEVALAPLPALRLAPQRDIALQLSGAPRLRLSYLLDGEYQRELTLLRQLLLDEAEGGLMAALRADDLADEARLLLAYRSASQTVVSIELTLVDRQQSAAVEGRVLHWLQQLTQLTAQQRQHAAQLADRHFSRLPPMDQLRERAFGFAPVQAADVDLNALLEGLHPARATRLRISDRPLPLRAAQGFPLRYQSGPFKPARRAGPDLRFYPQPAGTVTPTLPVHQALLHHQPGPEQPILLLSPLEALPASWGEILQASLRSLAASCVHQDAALSVSRHQGLWLIQLSASPLLMVSTLSDLIVRLRSLAPQAIAQGKRAHQRQQQARHAGIAVRALLEALPELLQAAGDTPAGNMLPHVAWQATLEGGDAALHQQLAQLLSAFPGAINPAVRALAEPIAPQPEYAIATASPDAALLLFCPLAENSAACLAAWQLLALIYQPAFFQRLRVEQNIGYVVSCRFQQVAGQPGILFALQSPTFSVAQLWQCIDEFLSQMTQQLAALTAQQLADNQAVLTDSLHSSSQDALARSLERWQQRQSVAAPLMQGAIAGLDLERLQYCHLQLCQQRQRWWRVSNQLK from the coding sequence ATGCTGCGCCTCAGTAACGGCCTGCGGGTTGAGCGGGTCAGCGACCCGCAGGCCACCCGTGCGGCGGCGCTGCTGCAGGTTGATGTCGGCAGCCACCAGGAACCGGACGCGTGGCCGGGGCTGGCACATCTGCTGGAGCATCTGCTGTTCGCCGGTAGCCGCAGCTTCAGCGGCGCGCAGCGGCTGATGAGCTGGCTGCCCGCGCAGGGTGGGCGGCTGAATGCCACCACCCAGGGCAGCAGCACGGCTTTCTTCTTCGAGTGCGCGCCCTCCCAGCTGGCAGAAGCGCTGGCGCGGCTTAGCGATATGCTGGCGGCGCCGCTGCTGGCCGAGGAGGCCATCCGCCAGGAAATCGCCACCCTCGACGCCGAGTGCCAGCTGCTGAGCAGCCATCAGGAGACGCTGTGTGAGGCGGCGCTCAGCAGCGCCTTTCAGCCGCATCCGTGGCAGCGTTTTCAGGCGGGCAATGCCCGGCATTTTGGCAGCGACATCGCGGCGCTGCTTGCCGCGCTGCGCCAGTTCCATCAGCGCTATTACCGCGCGCCGCATATGACGCTGTGGCTGCACGGGCCGCAGAGTGACGACGAGCTAGGGCAGCTGGCGCAGCATCACGCCAGCACGTTCGTCAACGAGGAGGTCGCCCTGGCGCCGCTGCCCGCGCTGCGCCTGGCTCCGCAGCGGGATATCGCCCTGCAGCTCAGCGGTGCGCCGCGCCTGCGCCTCTCATACCTGCTGGACGGGGAGTATCAACGCGAGCTGACGCTGCTGCGTCAGCTGCTGCTGGATGAAGCAGAGGGCGGGCTGATGGCCGCGCTGCGCGCCGACGATCTCGCCGATGAGGCGCGCCTGCTGCTGGCTTACCGCAGCGCTTCGCAGACGGTGGTCAGCATTGAGCTGACGCTGGTGGATCGGCAGCAGTCCGCGGCGGTGGAAGGCCGGGTGCTGCACTGGCTCCAGCAGCTCACGCAGCTCACCGCGCAGCAGCGCCAGCACGCGGCGCAGCTGGCGGATCGGCACTTTTCCCGGCTGCCGCCGATGGACCAGCTGCGCGAACGGGCGTTTGGCTTTGCGCCCGTGCAGGCAGCCGATGTGGATCTCAACGCGCTGCTGGAGGGGCTGCACCCGGCGCGCGCGACCCGCCTGCGCATCTCCGATCGGCCGCTGCCGCTGCGGGCTGCGCAGGGGTTCCCCTTACGCTACCAGTCAGGGCCGTTTAAACCGGCACGCCGCGCTGGCCCGGATCTGCGCTTCTATCCGCAGCCTGCCGGCACGGTAACGCCGACATTGCCGGTGCATCAGGCATTACTCCACCATCAGCCCGGCCCTGAGCAACCGATCCTGCTGCTCAGCCCGCTGGAGGCGCTGCCTGCGTCCTGGGGCGAGATCCTGCAGGCCAGCCTGCGATCGCTGGCGGCCAGCTGCGTGCATCAGGATGCCGCACTCAGCGTCAGCCGCCATCAGGGGCTGTGGTTGATCCAGCTCAGCGCCAGCCCGCTGCTGATGGTGAGCACGCTGAGCGATCTGATCGTCCGCCTGCGATCGCTCGCGCCGCAGGCGATCGCCCAGGGCAAACGCGCACATCAGCGCCAGCAGCAGGCACGGCATGCAGGCATTGCGGTACGTGCGCTGCTGGAGGCGTTACCGGAACTGCTGCAGGCGGCCGGTGACACTCCGGCAGGCAACATGCTGCCCCACGTTGCCTGGCAGGCCACGCTGGAAGGGGGCGACGCGGCGCTGCATCAACAGCTGGCGCAGCTGCTGAGTGCCTTCCCCGGCGCAATCAACCCGGCGGTGCGCGCCTTGGCCGAGCCCATCGCGCCGCAGCCTGAATATGCCATTGCCACCGCCAGCCCCGACGCCGCGCTGCTGCTGTTCTGCCCACTGGCAGAGAATAGCGCCGCATGCCTCGCCGCGTGGCAGCTGCTGGCGCTAATTTATCAGCCGGCTTTTTTCCAGCGCCTGCGCGTGGAGCAGAATATTGGCTATGTGGTCAGCTGTCGTTTTCAGCAGGTGGCGGGCCAGCCTGGCATCCTGTTTGCGCTGCAGTCGCCCACCTTCAGCGTGGCGCAGCTGTGGCAGTGCATTGACGAATTTTTATCGCAGATGACGCAGCAGCTGGCCGCATTGACGGCGCAGCAGCTGGCGGATAATCAGGCGGTGTTAACCGATTCGCTGCACAGCAGCAGCCAGGACGCGCTGGCGCGCAGCCTTGAGCGCTGGCAGCAGCGCCAGAGCGTTGCCGCGCCGCTGATGCAGGGCGCGATTGCCGGGCTGGACCTCGAACGGCTTCAGTATTGCCACCTGCAGCTGTGCCAGCAGCGGCAGCGCTGGTGGCGGGTGAGTAATCAGCTTAAATGA
- a CDS encoding peroxiredoxin: protein MRYKTSLSTLAAAAVLSLTLPVTSALAALQVGEKAPDFNLSAALAGKATTFNLQQALQKGPVVLYFFPAAFSAGCTLEAHAFAEATDEFKKQGATVIGVTAGNVDQIAKFSQLECRDKFTVAADPGAKVAAEYKSTMEMKGQTLSDRTSYVIAPDGKILLSYTDKNPDAHIQKALDAVKKYRQANPA, encoded by the coding sequence ATGCGTTACAAAACCTCGTTAAGTACGCTGGCTGCCGCAGCCGTTCTGAGCCTGACACTGCCCGTCACCTCCGCGCTCGCCGCGCTGCAGGTGGGCGAGAAAGCCCCCGATTTCAACCTGAGCGCTGCGCTGGCGGGTAAAGCCACCACCTTTAATCTGCAGCAGGCGCTGCAAAAAGGGCCGGTGGTGCTCTACTTCTTCCCGGCCGCCTTCAGCGCGGGCTGCACGCTGGAAGCGCACGCCTTTGCCGAAGCGACCGATGAGTTCAAAAAACAGGGCGCCACCGTGATTGGCGTCACCGCCGGCAACGTTGATCAGATTGCTAAATTCTCCCAGCTTGAGTGCCGCGACAAGTTCACCGTGGCCGCTGACCCGGGCGCGAAAGTGGCCGCAGAGTATAAAAGCACCATGGAGATGAAAGGCCAGACCCTCTCTGACCGTACCTCTTACGTGATTGCGCCCGATGGCAAAATCCTGCTGAGCTACACCGATAAAAACCCGGACGCGCATATCCAGAAAGCGCTGGACGCGGTGAAAAAATATCGTCAGGCCAACCCGGCTTAA
- a CDS encoding protein-disulfide reductase DsbD family protein: MLTAIAAAFLGGIILNLMPCVFPVVSLKALSLIRHHDKPAQARAEGLAFLAGVVVTMLLLVGVLLLARSGGSAVGWGFQLQSPLVIALLILVMLLSALNLFGLFEVGMSVQRVGEVGSGRGGLTGSALTGALAIIVATPCSAPFMASAVGYALTQPPAVSVVIFIALALGFAAPFTLVSFFPLLARVLPKPGTWMVTLKHALAFPMLAAVAWLIWVLERQAGSAALAAILGCCLLVSFAAWLYGMAQKRRMMGQRHWALHIATALFILLAVPPLANLKASADEPGSAQASEAAAAVAWSPANVDAIKGQGKPILVNFTASWCITCQVNDRTSLSTQAVKAAMARTDTIYMVADSTKYNPDVEQALSDFGRGGLPLYVVYPADGGKPVVLPQVLTPNIVISALDKATAGAKKT, from the coding sequence ATGCTGACTGCCATCGCCGCCGCCTTCCTTGGCGGCATTATTCTCAATCTGATGCCGTGCGTGTTTCCGGTTGTCTCGCTGAAGGCGCTGAGCCTGATCCGCCACCACGACAAGCCCGCCCAGGCGCGCGCGGAAGGGCTGGCGTTTCTGGCGGGCGTGGTGGTCACCATGCTGCTGCTGGTGGGCGTACTGCTGCTGGCCCGCTCCGGCGGCTCGGCGGTGGGCTGGGGCTTCCAGCTGCAGTCGCCGCTGGTGATTGCGCTGCTGATCCTGGTGATGCTGCTGTCGGCACTGAATCTGTTCGGCCTGTTTGAAGTGGGGATGTCGGTGCAGCGCGTCGGCGAAGTGGGCAGCGGGCGCGGCGGTCTGACCGGCTCGGCGCTGACCGGGGCGCTGGCGATTATCGTCGCCACCCCGTGCAGCGCGCCGTTTATGGCCAGCGCGGTCGGCTATGCGCTGACCCAGCCGCCCGCCGTCAGCGTGGTGATCTTTATCGCGCTGGCGCTCGGTTTTGCCGCGCCCTTCACTCTGGTCTCCTTCTTCCCGCTTCTGGCACGCGTGCTGCCAAAACCGGGCACCTGGATGGTGACGCTGAAGCATGCGCTGGCTTTCCCGATGCTCGCTGCGGTGGCGTGGCTAATCTGGGTGCTGGAGCGCCAGGCGGGATCGGCGGCGCTGGCGGCGATCCTCGGCTGCTGTCTGCTGGTGAGCTTTGCCGCCTGGCTGTATGGCATGGCGCAGAAACGCCGTATGATGGGCCAGCGCCACTGGGCGCTGCACATTGCTACCGCGCTATTTATTTTGCTGGCGGTGCCGCCGCTGGCTAACCTTAAAGCGTCGGCGGATGAGCCAGGCAGCGCGCAAGCTTCTGAAGCCGCCGCCGCCGTGGCGTGGTCCCCGGCCAACGTCGATGCGATTAAAGGGCAGGGCAAACCGATCCTGGTGAACTTTACCGCGTCATGGTGCATTACCTGCCAGGTGAACGACCGCACCTCGCTGTCGACCCAGGCGGTGAAGGCGGCAATGGCGCGTACCGATACCATCTATATGGTCGCCGACTCGACGAAGTACAATCCGGACGTGGAGCAGGCGCTGAGTGATTTTGGCCGGGGTGGATTACCACTCTACGTGGTTTATCCGGCCGACGGCGGTAAGCCGGTGGTGCTGCCGCAGGTGCTGACGCCAAACATTGTGATTTCGGCGCTCGATAAAGCGACAGCCGGCGCAAAAAAAACGTAA
- a CDS encoding sigma-70 family RNA polymerase sigma factor — translation MADTDARARLWPALMARAQAGDRDAYNQLLKAMVPAIRGFVRKKIADEALIEDVIQETLMAIHRVRHTYDPQRPILPWVAAISAARAIDALRQRGRRHEVQDDEALQQQPAREGAYVTTEGEELNGYLGSLPLRQREIVESVHLREQSLAQAAAQNNLSVPAVKSLLHRAMLNLRKYGSGNHEKS, via the coding sequence ATGGCGGACACTGACGCCCGCGCGCGGTTATGGCCAGCACTCATGGCCCGTGCCCAGGCAGGCGACAGAGACGCCTATAACCAGCTGCTGAAAGCGATGGTGCCCGCCATCCGCGGCTTCGTGCGCAAAAAAATCGCCGATGAGGCGCTGATTGAGGATGTGATCCAAGAGACGTTAATGGCGATTCACCGCGTGCGTCACACCTACGATCCGCAGCGCCCGATCCTGCCGTGGGTGGCGGCGATCAGCGCGGCGCGGGCGATTGATGCGCTGCGCCAGCGCGGGCGCCGCCACGAAGTGCAGGACGACGAAGCGCTGCAGCAGCAGCCCGCCCGTGAGGGGGCTTATGTCACCACCGAGGGTGAAGAGCTGAACGGTTATCTCGGCAGCCTGCCGCTGCGCCAGCGGGAGATTGTTGAGTCCGTTCATCTGCGCGAGCAGAGCCTGGCGCAGGCGGCGGCGCAGAATAATCTGTCGGTCCCGGCGGTGAAATCACTGTTGCATCGCGCAATGCTCAACCTACGTAAATACGGAAGCGGTAATCATGAGAAATCATGA
- a CDS encoding NrsF family protein, translated as MRNHDHLIDKLSGSARPVKRTWPTGWRVAAWIAAVLPCGTLSSWALHTRFTDWTQSGALMALATLLLSLIIGASTIAGAFNLSIAGRRPLGLRWAALLAVLWLALNLLNTAPTAAVPQHGRFGEGIHCYLFMLSASLPMIVISIISLQRTRSLYPRQSLALAGCGIAFMSSMLLSLCHEIHLHVLDFAMHLAAGVTIVVLTVVLGRRWIGVGEVSKPRL; from the coding sequence ATGAGAAATCATGACCATCTGATCGACAAACTTAGCGGCTCAGCCCGCCCGGTGAAGCGCACCTGGCCGACCGGCTGGCGCGTGGCTGCCTGGATCGCGGCGGTGCTGCCGTGCGGCACGCTCAGCAGCTGGGCGCTGCACACCCGCTTCACCGACTGGACGCAGAGCGGGGCGCTGATGGCGCTCGCCACGCTGCTGCTCTCGCTGATTATCGGCGCCAGCACAATCGCCGGGGCCTTTAACCTCAGTATCGCCGGCCGCAGGCCGCTCGGGCTGCGCTGGGCCGCGCTGCTCGCCGTGCTGTGGCTGGCGCTTAACCTGCTTAACACCGCACCCACTGCCGCCGTCCCGCAGCATGGCCGCTTCGGCGAGGGCATCCACTGCTATCTGTTTATGCTCTCCGCCAGCCTGCCGATGATCGTCATCTCCATCATCAGCCTGCAGCGCACCCGTTCGCTCTATCCACGGCAAAGCCTGGCGCTGGCCGGCTGCGGCATCGCTTTTATGTCCTCGATGCTGCTGTCGCTGTGCCATGAGATCCACCTGCACGTGCTGGACTTCGCCATGCACCTCGCGGCGGGCGTGACGATTGTGGTATTGACGGTGGTGCTGGGGAGAAGGTGGATTGGGGTGGGTGAAGTCAGTAAACCCCGTCTTTAA